Within Thermodesulfobacteriota bacterium, the genomic segment TCCAGCGGAACGCCGATCTTGGCCCGGCCCGTCACCGAGTGGCGCAGCACCGGCCGGCCCAGGCCTCCTTCGAGCTCGCTCGTGGCCCCATGGGCCGCCATGAGTGCCGCATGGGTGTCCACGGTATCCTTGCGGGCGATATCCGCCGCCGCCGAAGGCGCCGCCACCTGGCAGCGGCCGCTGGCGTCGCGCAGCATCAGCCTGCTCGCCGTGGGGGCGCTCGTGGCGCTGTGGGGGCTCGTCAGCGCGCCGTGGGCGTCCAGATTGCCCTGCACCGTGTCCACCTCGAACTTGCGGGCGATGTGGCCGGCGTCGGCGGGCGCCCCCACCTTGGCGCGCCCCAGCTCGTCGCGGGCCACGATGCGCAGCCCAAAGGGGTCGGGCGTGGCGAAGTGGGCGTCGGTGCGGCCGATGTGGTCGTCCACGTACGCCACCGTGGCCATCGACACGCTGGGGTCGATCATCTGCACCACGTCGCCGCCGTTGGTCACCTGGAGCACCAGACGCACGTACAGGTCTTTTTCGGCGCCGCTGCCCGGGGCGGGCTTGGCGGTGAGCGGGTACTTGCCCACCACCAAGAGCGTGCCGGGGCTGCCCGCGGTAAAGAGGCCGGCTTCGCGGATGTCCCACCCGCCCACTGCCGCCGGCACCATCGCCTCCACCACCAGCCAGTCGGCGTGCTGGGGGTGCACGTAGATGCGGTTCACCGCGCCCCGCCAGCGCTCGTTCACCAGGGCCACCTGCTGGGCACTGGGCTCGTAGTACGCGCCGGCGCTGTCGCCCACGGCAAGCTGGGCAAAGTCCACCTTGGGGCCGCCGCCCACCGCCGCGGCCACGGCGTCGAGGCCCGCCTGGGTCAAGATGCAGTAGAACTCGCTCATGGGGTCTCCTCGATGCTTTGGGGGCTCAGGGTGCGGGGGGATACAGCGTCGTCACTTCCGAGGCGTGCAGGCCCTGGGCGAAGCTCGGCACCGGCCCGGCGCACGCCACCCGGTACACGATGCCGTCCATCCACGAGCGCACGTTTTTCCAGGCGTCCACCGTGGCCAGCAGCCGGCGTTCGAGCTCGAGCGTCACCTCGTTTTCCGCCAGGTCGATCTCCACCTGAAAACGGTAGGGGTCGCCTGCGTACTCCCACCACTCCACCACCGTGGCGTTGGGCGCCCCCGCCACCACGAAGGCCCGCTCCACGGCCCAGGGCGTGCCCTTCTTGGCATGCAGCCCCAGGCTCTCGCCGATGGCCGCGCGCTTCACCGCCTCGCTCCACCCGCTCTCCCAGTGGTCCACCGAGAGCGCCCAGGCGAGCCAGGGCAGAAGCGCCGCCGGGCACGTGGCCGGGTTCCACAGGGCAGCCACCGGCACCGGCACCTCGCTTACCCGCGCCGCCGCCCGCGCCAGCGCGCGTTCCTGGGGCGTGGCGTTGGGGGGCAAGAGATCCGCCGGCTCACTCATCGGTACCCCCAATGGTCACCGCAATCGCCGAGGCCCGGGCCGCCTGGTGGCCCTCCACCACCAGGGTGGCCGCGGGAGAGGTCAGCTCCACCCGCTGCACCCCCGGCCGGTGCAGCGCCGCGTAGAGCCCCGAGAGCGTGATGTCGTGGCCCAGGCGAAAGTGCTCGGCCGCGTAGGCCGTGGCGGCGTCCGCCGCCGCCTGGCGCACCACCTCGGGGTCGGGCCCCGAATACAGGTAGAGCACCGCCTCCACCGCGTAGGTCAGCACCGCGGCCGCCTGCACCGTCACCTGGTCGGTGAGGGGGCGCACGTCGCGGGCGTTCACCGCGGCCTCCACCAACTCCAGAAGCTCGGGCGACGGCACGCCGTTTTCCAGCGCCGAGAGCACCGTCACCACCACCTCGCCCGGCGCCGGGCTCGCCACGTCCACGTCGGCCACCGCCCCCGAGGCCGAGAAGGCGTGAAACTCGTAGGCACCCACCGGGCCCGCCGTCGAGAGCGCCTCCGGGGCCTGCTGCACCCGGTGGCGCAGCCGCTCGTCGGTCTCGTAGAGCGGGGGCACCGGCGGCACCGCCCCGGGGTCGCCGGGGTCCACCACCGCCCGGGTCACCCCGTAGAGGGCCGCCAGGTGCTCCAGGTCGGCGCCCGCCGCGTAGGCCAGCATCACCCGGCGGGCCGCGTCGTTCACCCGCTGGCGCACCAACAGCTCGCGGTAGGCCGC encodes:
- a CDS encoding baseplate J/gp47 family protein, giving the protein PAPAVVEALSFETIFAAMLADLRARDPAFTALVESDPAYKILEVAAYRELLVRQRVNDAARRVMLAYAAGADLEHLAALYGVTRAVVDPGDPGAVPPVPPLYETDERLRHRVQQAPEALSTAGPVGAYEFHAFSASGAVADVDVASPAPGEVVVTVLSALENGVPSPELLELVEAAVNARDVRPLTDQVTVQAAAVLTYAVEAVLYLYSGPDPEVVRQAAADAATAYAAEHFRLGHDITLSGLYAALHRPGVQRVELTSPAATLVVEGHQAARASAIAVTIGGTDE
- a CDS encoding phage tail protein I is translated as MSEPADLLPPNATPQERALARAAARVSEVPVPVAALWNPATCPAALLPWLAWALSVDHWESGWSEAVKRAAIGESLGLHAKKGTPWAVERAFVVAGAPNATVVEWWEYAGDPYRFQVEIDLAENEVTLELERRLLATVDAWKNVRSWMDGIVYRVACAGPVPSFAQGLHASEVTTLYPPAP
- a CDS encoding phage tail protein, yielding MSEFYCILTQAGLDAVAAAVGGGPKVDFAQLAVGDSAGAYYEPSAQQVALVNERWRGAVNRIYVHPQHADWLVVEAMVPAAVGGWDIREAGLFTAGSPGTLLVVGKYPLTAKPAPGSGAEKDLYVRLVLQVTNGGDVVQMIDPSVSMATVAYVDDHIGRTDAHFATPDPFGLRIVARDELGRAKVGAPADAGHIARKFEVDTVQGNLDAHGALTSPHSATSAPTASRLMLRDASGRCQVAAPSAAADIARKDTVDTHAALMAAHGATSELEGGLGRPVLRHSVTGRAKIGVPLDFNDIARKDTVDIGVSEHNGLFSPHGATSAATAGRLVVRDANGRAQVAAPSAAADVARKDTVDLALLGHTTQTQVHGAYHGRVNAAGTALRLPAGWSSARPSTGIYRVTHNLGTTNYTVIPANGVSGTNDMMVVGQVQASYFEVHSYTASGTASNLSGFQFVVHVD